A single window of Gammaproteobacteria bacterium DNA harbors:
- the gph gene encoding phosphoglycolate phosphatase (PGP is an essential enzyme in the glycolate salvage pathway in higher organisms (photorespiration in plants). Phosphoglycolate results from the oxidase activity of RubisCO in the Calvin cycle when concentrations of carbon dioxide are low relative to oxygen. This enzyme is a member of the Haloacid Dehalogenase (HAD) superfamily of aspartate-nucleophile hydrolase enzymes (PF00702).), with amino-acid sequence MTSNTNQIPHCFLFDLDGTLVDTAPDLAATLNVLRAERGLEPLPFDVIRPHVSHGARAMVQVGFGIDEQDASFAALRQRFLDLYRERLMQDSRLFDGMDEVLATLENRGVKWGVVTNKPAWLTEPLLKDLGLAPRAACVISGDSTRNRKPHPEPLLHASALVGVAPEQCLYIGDARRDIEAGRAAGMKTLVALFGYLGQDDRPHEWDADGMIDTPLDILDWLNAHA; translated from the coding sequence ACCGCGCCCGATCTCGCCGCGACACTGAATGTCCTGCGCGCGGAGCGGGGGCTGGAGCCGTTGCCGTTTGACGTCATCCGTCCGCATGTCTCGCACGGCGCCCGCGCCATGGTCCAGGTCGGATTCGGGATCGATGAGCAGGACGCGAGTTTCGCGGCCTTGCGCCAGCGTTTCCTGGACCTGTACCGCGAGCGGCTGATGCAGGATTCGCGTCTGTTCGACGGCATGGATGAGGTCCTCGCCACGCTGGAGAACCGCGGCGTGAAGTGGGGTGTCGTGACCAACAAGCCCGCCTGGCTGACGGAACCTCTGCTGAAGGACCTTGGCCTGGCGCCGCGCGCGGCCTGCGTCATCAGCGGCGACAGCACGCGCAACCGCAAGCCCCACCCCGAACCGCTGCTGCACGCCAGCGCACTGGTCGGCGTGGCGCCGGAACAATGTCTCTACATCGGTGACGCCCGGCGCGACATCGAGGCCGGACGCGCCGCCGGCATGAAGACCCTGGTGGCGCTGTTCGGGTACCTGGGACAGGATGACCGCCCGCATGAATGGGACGCGGACGGGATGATCGACACCCCGCTCGACATTCTCGACTGGCTGAACGCCCATGCCTGA